From Salvelinus alpinus chromosome 20, SLU_Salpinus.1, whole genome shotgun sequence:
TGGGTCTTTGTGAGACCGATGACTCCAGAGAGGGTGGAAAGTGACAGGCTGCAGCTCCATGCCTAATAAAGCCAGAACAAAGCGAGCAGCGGCCAGAGCAAACAGcgtgcgcatacacacacacacagccccaagtCAACGGCTGTCCAGTGAGGCCTCTTCTGtgaagccaaaacagccaaacACACACTTTCACTGGTCTTGGACAATGGAAACCCATCCCCCAACGTATCGTGCGCCCTTGCGCACgcgcacacccacccacccacccacaccacaccacacccacccacccacccacccacccacccacccacccacacacacacacagactgttcTAGATGACCTGTACTGTTTTTAGAGCATGTTTATCTCTGTAATAGtctggtttaaaaaaaacacatgacaaGGCAGAAATTAGAATGTTCCCCCAGGGCCTAATTTCAGGAAGTGAATGTCTGTTTTGACAGTCCCTTCAACACCCTCCTTCATGGTGCACCCAAGGGCAGGGTGCAGGTGAGGCCCCTACTGGCTATACTCTCACTGGATAGGGGTGTTATGGTAGCTCTGACGAGAGACGGACTGAACCATCACAACCAACCATGCTAATCTATCATGCATCAGGCTGCAAGCCGAGTGGCTTTCTTAAAACACACTCCTGAGAAAAGAAGGCAAACAGAAGAGCTTCTGATAATGACCCCCCAGCTCCCATTAACACTATCAAAGCAAATACAGATTACCTCTCTGATCATTAGGATATTGGTAATTGTACAATTATGAACCCTGTAAGGTGGAGATTCCGCAAATGTGAACTGCCCTTTACGATTCTTCATAAAACTAATTGCGTTAGTTTGAAACATTTGAGTTTACCATTTAAAAATGGAGCCAGGCAGTCATGGTCACCAAGCGCTGAGAAATAAAGGAACAAACATTGTATGGCAATTCATAGGAAAAGTTACTTAAGTGATAATGCTCAAGAGGCCGGTgcttggaggatatattggcacgggtgttgttgttagcaaaccgtgccaatatatcctccaaacatcggcttcgagggcattatcccttttatacaacgggttaccaacatattcaaataatgattgacatattttcataaaaacATAATTTGTATGAATATATTCATTCTATTTCATGCTTCCACAAAATATAGCACTGACACagatctagggttgctaccctagccggctggtcgttcattctatCGGTTAGGTTGCCAGAGACCCAGTAGTTTAGTCTTTTTGTTCGATATCTATGGACGCAagccagtcgttcgttctaaatgttccatcgCCAtgcttatcccttgcttgctagctagccaacttccaTTAACACAGTCACATCAAACAGTACAGCCAGAATAACAGACATGAACTGCATTTGCAtaactgttttctagtgacatttaatTGGATACATCCAAAACAATGAACTAATGATACACGATTTTGCCCGGCACAGACAATTTGATCTCTTGCCAGGAcacggttgtcactagttaccacagccacaaagtcataaaccctgcctatttctacTCTTTCTTCtgttcttaaaatctgattttaaacctaacctcaGCCATAGCCTTAACAACACTGCTAACTTTATGCCTTACCCTTAAATTATGACCCAAAAACGTTTTGTTtccaatttttttaaatgaaataccCAAGttttactttgtggctgtggtaactagtgacaactcCAGGACACAGTTCAGAGGAGCTAGACAACTACACTAATACAATCACTTCAAACGGAATCTGGAAAAACAGCAAACTAGCTGTGTTTCATTTTGTTTGACCTGTTTTTCTATTGAAATGTATTTGTATGTATCCATAAAcattatgctgattcatgatttcgactggctgagaaaagttGCCTGCCTGTCCATCTCGTCCCGGCACTTTCATTACTATGAAACAGTTGGAAATCTAATTTCCATATTGAAACAACGTTAcagatgtcagagagacagacagcacgtTTTATACAAGTCGCCACTGTTGAAAACgaaatgctagtctaaaagaaatgggagataatgtctagatgctttttacagtagagatcaagttcataaattgcctggctgggctgatgcgACGGTGGATTGAGCAGTGAGATGGaacagtaaataggcatttcaatgTAGCCTTAGTGGGTGGTAACATGTGGATTAGACACCGGCTGGAActcggttttaaccaatcagcatccaggattagacccacccgttgtataatatgCCATAAATAACAGAACATTCCATGGTTTCTTGACATATTCATTAAATATCAATAAAACACGATAAGAAGGTTAACCTTTAAAAAGGTCAACTTTTTCATGTTGCTGACATGGAAAGTCATAAAATCCTTTGTCATTAATCTCTCACAACTTCATGGCAATGATAGTTTTATGCCATATTACATCACCAGACATTGCAACTATTTATGTAAATAAATATCATATTCCATCTTTTTCTGAGATTTCCAGATCGAAGAACAAATATGGCCACAGACATGGGACTTCTGCAAAGAGATAATACATTCTGGTAAAAGTAACACTGTAATGTCATTAAGTCATGTTGTCGAGAAAAGCTAAATATATAGAAAAGTAAATCTTTCCAAAAGTATAGTTCTTTCCATTTTATTTAAGGATATTCACAAGTTATGCtataaaaaaatacaagtaaCAATATTTCTTAACAAAACATTCAAGTGCAAAATGGCTTTCATTTTGTGCCATACTATGGATCAAGTACTAATACATTTACGCCAGATTCCATGTCTATCATCGTCTCCCAAAGTTCTCCCTGATCCAATGGGCATGGGGCATGCCTATGTGTCCAGTCATTCCTGGTCCATGTGCTGCAGTGCTGCAGAATCCCACAGAAAACACACGATTAACATTCCCAGGACCATGAATAATCCTAGGGAATGTTCTGTGGAACATTTAAAGTCTCCCGGTTCCAGCCTCTCATTCGGCATGCTCCGTATAGTAGTTGGGGCTCTGGCCAGGGCTGATTGAAGGATCGGTCACTGGGCATCCATCTTTGAatcagcaatggacattagacttaTGATGGGCATGATCCTCCTTGAACCCTTCCGGCTAACTCCTCTGCTTGCCAACTCCACTAGCCAGCAAGCTACATCCAATTCTATAGATCCACTGACCATTGGTCTTTGTCCAATTCTATTGATTCCATGGATGCTTTCTCCAGTCCCATTGGCTTATGTAGATGGAACCAATGTTATCAAACCAAGCATCATTCATTAGGACACTGCTGTAGTCCTTCGTGATTGTTCGATTGATCTATGTGACATCTTTAACACAGATTACCACCACACTTGTAACAACACACATCCTCCATGTTCAGAGGAACATGCTGGTCTGGTATAGTCTGGTCCCCTCTATAGGGACATGCTCTGAGGGACAGCAGTGTCACAGTAGGGCCAGTCTGGTCAACCCCAGGCCCAGGGTGGTGAGTAATGTCATCCAGTAGCAGCCCCACGCTGTCCTCACAGGGGCCTGGGGTGGGGCTGAGCTGTAGGCCTGCTGCCTCATGGCAAACACAGCATTGGTGTGGTTGGTGGGGACCTCCACGTTGCAGATCATACCCTCACAGCACGACACACACTcctacaagagagagagagagagggagagagagagggagaggagagagagcggaggagtgAGCGACAACAAAATCAAAACACAAGGGCAGCAGTAATGACAAATACTTTTCAGCTGATTCTACAAATTCCTGAGTAGACAGATGATGGTGGGTTATTGTGGATGGGTTTTGGTGTATGGACTTACTGTGTGACCCATGTCCCTGTGATGTCTACAGCCTGAAGCGTGACACACCTCTCTGGCAGCACACTTTTTGGTCACAAACTTGGTCTTGCCATGACTGGTGAAGTGGTGCACTGTCATACAGAACTGTGTATCTGAGGAAAGGATAACAAAGAAATATACATTACTCAACTGGTTAGCTGGCTTGACATGGGCCGGAGCTGTCCGGAGCGCCATATTTTTGGGGAACTGCATCCCAGCTCTGCTATAAAACAAAGTGGCCTATCACGTCCCAGATTCAGAGACAGAGTCAAAAAAAGGTTGATCAAAGCAGAATAAAAGCGGGATCTGCATTGATAAGCAATGGGGAGTGGGCATTCATATCCTGATTCCGCTTTGTTTAAGTTTATTTGCAGCTAGTCTGTGAATCCGGTGTCTACATGCCAGTAGACTGTTAGAGTTTGAGAATGCGCAGTTTGAGAATACGCCAGCCTGAATGCCCAGGATGCACTGTTACAAGTTGTCAAATAAGGGTTCGTACGGTCATGACAATCCTGGAAAAGTTGTGGAATTTTAATATTGTGTTTCccttttaaaatgtaaaaaaaaaatctacatatCAGCCATGATTAGAATTAGGCCTTCCCTTCAGCgcgtgcgtctctgtgtgtgtgctgtgcatcatctgtgtgtgtgctaGTGCAAGTGGGCAGTTGCCCGATGAGAGAGACATTTCAGCAGCAGGTAGTCTATCATTATTTTATAGgctaactaaactcagcaaaaaaagaaacgtcctgtCACTGTCAACTAAGTTCATTTTCAGCGTGtggaaatatttgtatgaacataacaagattcaacaactgagacataaactgaacaagttccacagacatgtgagtaacagaaatggaaaaatgtgtccctgaacaaagggggggggggtcaaaatcaaaagtaacagtcaatgcagctggtggccacaccagatactaagtactgcagtgcatctcctcctcatggactgcaccagatttgccagttcttgctgtgagatgttaccccactcttccaccaaggtacctgcaagttcccggacatttctggggggaatgaccctagccctcaccctccgatccaacaggtcccagacgtgctcaatgggattgagatccgggctcttcgctggccatggcagaacgaacactgacattcctgtcttgcaggaagtcacacacagaacgagcagtacggctggtggcattgttatgctggagggtcatgtcaggatgagcctgcaggaagggtaccacatgagggaggaggatgtcgtccctgtaacgcacaacgtggagattgcctgcaatgacaacaagctcagtccgatgatgctgtgacacaccggcccagaccatgatggaccctccacctccaaatcgatccagctccagagtacaggcctcagtgtaacgctcattccttcgaaaataaacgcaaatctgaccatcacccctggtgagacaaaaccgcgactcgtcagtgaagagcactttttgccagtcatgtctggtccagcgacggtgggtttgtgcctataGGTGATGTTGTAGTCAGTGATGTcgggtgaggacctgccttacaacaggcctacaagccctcagtccagcctctatcagccataactgtgaccttaattgcctccgTCTGTAAtctgtcttaacgaccgttccacaggtgcatgttcattaattgtttatggttcattgaacaagcatgggaaacagtgtttaaaccctttacaattaagatctgtgaagttatttggatttttatgaattatctttgaaagacagggtcctgaaaaagggacatttctttttttgctgagtttatatagccAATTCAAAACTTAACTAGCCATACTACAAGCTATCTCGCTAGATAACTATTTAGCTATAAGCATTAATGTTGTTGACTCTGTCGCCTTTCCACCAGCACCGTTGAGAAAAGAAATTGACACGGTTGGGATTCCCCTCTGGACATTTATGCCTATATCCGACAAATGTAATTAaaatgtttattatctatatgttttaaaaaatatatatctttattgGCATTTTTTACAATTTAACAATCATCAGCAAAATATGACAATTAGATAATGCCATGCGCTTTCTTCCTGtcctacagttacaaataacAACATCTCCATTcagattatttaaaaaatgtaaataattagggggtagatcagctttaaaattgcagatagattgcaatgtaatcgtctgcataatttccaatcccacATATATTTTTGTTGGTAAATATATAAAGATATACACTTTGTAAaatcatagtgaagacatcaaaactatgaaataacacatatggaatcatgtagtaaccaaaaaagtgttaaacaaatccaaatatattttatatttgagattcttcatgcccgccttgatgacagctttgcacactcttggcattctctcaaccagctttatgaggtagtcacctggaatgcatttcaattaacaggtgtgtcttgtcaaaagtaaatttgtggaatttctttccttcttaatgcgtttgagccaatcagttgtgttctgacaatgtaggggtggtatacagaagatagccctatttggtaaaagaccaagtccatattaaggcaagaacagctcaaataagcgaagagaaaTGACAGCCTATCATTacgttaagacatgaaggtcagtcaattcggaaaatttcaagaacttttaaagtgtCCTCaattgcagttgcaaaaaccatcaagcgctattatgaaactggctctcatgaggactgccacaggaaaggaagacccagagttacctctgctgcaaaggatacgttcattagagttaccagcctcagattgcagcccaaataaatgcttcacagagttcaagtaacagacacatctcaacaacaactgttcagaggagactgcgtgaatcaggccttcatggtcgaattcctgcaaagaaaccactactaaaggacaccaataagaagaagagacttgcttgggcgaagaaacacgagcaatggacattagaccggtggaaatctttcctttggtctgatgagtccaaatttaagatttttggttccaaccgctgtgtctttgtgagacgcaggtgaacggatgatctccatatGGGTggttcccactgtaaagcatggaggaggtgtgatggtgtgggggttcttggctggtgacattgtctgtgatgtacacttaactagcatggctaccacagcattctgcagcgatacgccatcccaactGGTTTGCGATTAGTAGGACTATCAATTGTTttgcaacaagacaatgacccaacacacctccaggctgtgtaagggctatttgaccaaggagagtgatggagtgctgcatcagatgacctggcctccacaatcacccaacctcaacccaattgagatggtttggaattaGTTGAactgcagagtaaaggaaaagcatccaacaagtgctcagcacatgtaggaactccttcaaactgttcaagcattccaggtgaagttggttgagagaatgccaagcgtgtgcaaaactgtcaatgTAAAATAGATTTGgaattgttttaacacttttttggtttaaaaattattccatatgtgtttatttaataggtttgatgtcttcactattattatacaatgtataaaatagtcaaaataaagaaaaacccttgaatgagtagctgtgtgcaatttttgactggtactgtacatatacatatactgtacagtgtcttcggaaagtattcagaccccttaactgtttccacattttgttaggttacagcttattctaaaatgtattaaatattttttcccccctaatcaatctacacacaacaccccataatgacaaaccaaatacaggttatacatttttgctaatttatatatatatataagtattcagaccctttactcagtacttggtaAAAACACCTTTGGTAGCgtttacagcattgagtcttcttggatatgccgctacaagcttggcaaaccttatttggggagtttctcccattcatctctgcagatcctctcaaactctgtcaggtttgatggggagcgttgctgcacagctattttcaggtctctcgagAGATGTTTGATCGTTTTGAAGTCCAGGCTTTGTCTGGGCCattcaaggatattcagagtcttgtcctgaagccactcctgcgttgtcttggctgtgtgcttagggtcgttgtcctgttagaaggtgaaccttcgccccagtctgaggtcctgagtgctctggagcaggttttcatt
This genomic window contains:
- the LOC139546767 gene encoding ly6/PLAUR domain-containing protein 6B-like — translated: MMSFSMALHLTAAIQLLALVAVCDQVTADRINFYNVKPPVEATPFPKSFKCFTCEQAADNYNCNRWAEDKWCPQNTQFCMTVHHFTSHGKTKFVTKKCAAREVCHASGCRHHRDMGHTECVSCCEGMICNVEVPTNHTNAVFAMRQQAYSSAPPQAPVRTAWGCYWMTLLTTLGLGLTRLALL